The following coding sequences are from one Ornithodoros turicata isolate Travis chromosome 1, ASM3712646v1, whole genome shotgun sequence window:
- the LOC135370589 gene encoding uncharacterized protein LOC135370589 codes for MGVKIAASMHKTLNTCRGVISVFELVDVPPEEIMMELRDQDVVDVRKIKIRKNGEYITTRNIVLTFDRPTLPTKLKVGYLSTDVRFYIPNPLRCFQCNMFGHAADGCRGSACCARCGKSDHETKECKGPDCCVNCCSNHPSYSRSCTKWKYEKEVLHVKVTQNISYPEARKKVAPIFFEESFATAVKQKVKLVTQYTQTEQSLLTETTTNEVQGGAHPPPVPETPVASLTPTPLLSSQSTEVTSMDCEDETSSERSFASTSSQVLQKNRASLSGSGSLPDISDK; via the coding sequence ATGGGAGTAAAGATTGCAGCTTCGATGCATAAAACACTAAACACTTGCAGGGGTGTCATCTCAGTCTTTGAGCTGGTTGACGTGCCACCTGAAGAAATCATGATGGAGCTCAGGGATCAGGATGTCGTTGATGTACGCAAAATCAAAATCCGTAAAAATGGGGAGTACATCACCACACGAAACATAGTACTGACTTTTGACAGGCCCACACTTCCAACAAAACTAAAAGTAGGCTACCTGTCAACAGATGTGCGATTTTACATACCGAACCCGTTGCGCTGTTTTCAGTGCAACATGTTTGGACATGCTGCAGACGGGTGCCGTGGCTCTGCCTGTTGTGCACGATGTGGAAAGTCTGACCATGAGACTAAAGAATGCAAAGGGCCAGACTGCTGTGTCAACTGTTGTTCTaaccacccatcctactcgAGGTCCTGTACAAAGTGGAAATACGAAAAGGAAGTCCTGCACGTTAAGGTtacacagaacatcagttacccagaagccagaaaaaaagtagCTCCCATCTTTTTCGAAGAATCTTTTGCCACAGCcgtaaaacagaaagtaaaactaGTAACACAGTACACACAGACCGAGCAATCACTACTGACAGAAACAACCACAAATGAAGTCCAAGGAGGTGCACATCCACCTCCAGTCCCCGAAactccagtggcgtcactaacaCCGACGCCACTTCTGTCTTCACAGTCCACGGAGGTCACATCCATGGATTGCGAGGACGAGACCAGCTCTGAACGCTCCTTtgcgagcacgagctcccaagTCCTCCAAAAGAATAGAGCTAGTCTgtcggggagtgggtcactCCCTGATATATCTGACAAGTAG
- the LOC135370755 gene encoding uncharacterized protein LOC135370755 produces the protein MVAKILSSSRPEQWRHCNGRDNPADLVTRGISARCLRNSPLWWSGPPWLSAGDIGPPTIPDPNVNDTCTTVSAAPEAPDTEVVVHPVSATQNWMDLSAYSTLSRLLRVTAWCARFVRNSRPRQPCTTGPLTSEELRHAETIWVSHVQTESFRDDILALRHGSVAATSSSVRVFQPFLDASGILRVGGRLHQLQDSYQIKHPVLLPPKHRFTELIILDAHQRLLHAGVQDTIAEVRSTFWVVRGRQTTRRVLRSCLTCRRLSAHLETAPVSPLPRERITPANPFTVVGVDFAGPLYISRSASPKAYVALFTCGVTRAVHLELVSSMSVPDFLLAFRRFISRRGVPSLIFSDNARTFRKCSSLLSLVSARDVLDFATQHRIAWRFIVERAPWWGGWWERLIRTVKEALRRCLGRKRLTFEQLTTTLCEVEAIVNSRPLTHIGADPGELEPLTPSHFLLGKRAVALPDEFAADASRQNDLRLLHRTVRRKGAYESIIGDILGKPFYRHVYNPGRCKRFQQYLGVMENDLAGSKKNVSSLGILRGDLKTHFALVLD, from the coding sequence ATGGTGGCAAAAATCTTATCGTCTTCCCGACCGGAACAATGGCGGCACTGCAACGGACGCGACAACCCCGCAGACCTAGTGACCCGCGGCATCTCCGCCAGGTGCCTACGGAACAGCCCGCTGTGGTGGAGTGGCCCTCCCTGGCTGTCCGCAGGCGATATCGGCCCTCCTACAATTCCAGACCCAAATGTCAACGACACCTGCACGACGGTGAGCGCTGCACCGGAAGCTCCCGATACCGAAGTGGTCGTTCATCCAGTGTCGGCCACGCAGAACTGGATGGACCTCTCGGCTTACAGCACCCTCTCTCGACTTCTCCGAGTTACGGCTTGGTGCGCTAGGTTCGTCCGCAACAGTAGGCCCCGCCAACCGTGTACAACGGGTCCACTTACGTCCGAAGAGCTTCGACACGCCGAAACCATATGGGTCTCACATGTCCAAACCGAATCCTTTCGGGACGACATCTTGGCGCTCAGACACGGCAGCGTTGCTGCGACATCTTCGTCGGTACGCGTTTTCCAGCCATTTCTCGACGCCTCCGGAATACTGCGCGTCGGCGGTCGTCTTCACCAACTTCAAGATTCGTACCAGATCAAGCATCCCGTCCTCCTGCCGCCTAAGCATCGATTCACGGAGCTCATCATACTCGACGCCCACCAGCGCTTGCTACACGCCGGCGTGCAAGACACCATCGCCGAGGTCCGAAGCACATTTTGGGTTGTCCGCGGACGGCAAACCACAAGGCGTGTCCTTCGCTCATGCTTGACCTGCCGCAGACTAAGTGCGCACCTTGAGACAGCCCCAGTGTCACCTCTACCTCGGGAGCGTATAACGCCGGCAAATCCGTTCACAGTTGTCGGCGTAGATTTCGCGGGACCGCTCTATATCTCAAGGTCGGCTTCTCCCAAGGCGTACGTAGCCCTTTTCACGTGCGGCGTCACAAGGGCCGTCCACCTCGAACTTGTGTCCTCTATGAGCGTGCCTGATTTCCTGCTTGCCTTCCGACGGTTCATCTCTAGGCGTGGGGTACCCTCCCTCATCTTTTCCGACAACGCTCGCACCTTTCGCAAATGCTCGTCCCTCCTCTCCCTGGTTAGCGCAAGAGATGTACTAGATTTTGCCACCCAGCATCGCATCGCCTGGCGATTCATTGTTGAGCGAGCTCCTTGGTGGGGAGGCTGGTGGGAACGGCTCATACGAACTGTAAAGGAAGCCCTAAGACGCTGCCTTGGGAGAAAGCGCCTCACCTTTGAGCAGTTAACTACGACACTCTGTGAAGTAGAAGCCATCGTCAACTCCCGCCCACTCACGCATATTGGAGCTGATCCCGGGGAGCTTGAGCCACTTACCCCATCCCACTTTCTGTTAGGGAAACGAGCAGTGGCTTTGCCTGATGAATTCGCTGCCGATGCATCACGCCAGAACGACCTGCGGCTCCTTCACCGTACCGTACGGAGAAAGGGCGCGTATGAGAGCATCATCGGGGACATACTCGGGAAGCCGTTTTATCGTCATGTATACAATCCTGGTCGATGCAAGCGGTTCCAGCAGTACCTCGGTGTCATGGAGAACGACCTTGCCGGCAGCAAGAAAAATGTCTCGAGCCTGGGCATTCTTCGCGGCGACTTGAAAACTCATTTCGCCCTGGTGCTGGACTGA